One Polynucleobacter sp. MG-5-Ahmo-C2 genomic window carries:
- the radC gene encoding DNA repair protein RadC produces the protein MNSPITNWPKNEQPREKLRIHGAAALSDAELLAIFLRVGVKGKSAVALAKDLLHHFGSLPRLLRCSREELTSIHGMGLSKWSQIQAAYELVKRSLEEGLAQDSIFSSPSHVREFLQAKIGRLPHEVFLCLYLDSRLHLIECQELFRGSITHTAVYPREILKEALARNASALIVAHNHPSGNPLPSVSDQELTKTLQNALQLVDISLLDHCIVSGSGFFSFSDSGLMNIGN, from the coding sequence GTGAACTCCCCGATTACCAACTGGCCCAAAAATGAGCAACCCCGCGAGAAATTGCGCATTCATGGCGCGGCCGCACTTTCTGATGCAGAGCTGCTTGCTATTTTTTTGCGGGTAGGCGTCAAGGGCAAAAGCGCAGTGGCCTTAGCAAAAGATCTGCTGCATCATTTTGGGAGTCTACCCCGTCTATTAAGATGTAGCCGTGAGGAACTTACGAGCATCCATGGGATGGGCCTCTCCAAATGGTCGCAGATCCAAGCGGCCTACGAGCTAGTTAAGCGAAGTCTGGAGGAAGGTCTAGCGCAGGACTCTATCTTCTCCTCACCGAGTCATGTCAGAGAGTTTTTACAGGCCAAAATTGGCCGTCTGCCCCATGAGGTCTTTCTCTGCCTGTATTTGGACTCACGCCTTCATCTTATTGAATGCCAAGAGCTTTTTAGGGGGTCCATCACCCACACAGCGGTCTATCCAAGAGAAATTCTCAAGGAGGCCCTGGCTAGAAATGCCAGCGCCCTAATCGTGGCCCATAACCACCCCAGTGGGAACCCCCTACCAAGCGTTTCAGATCAAGAACTCACTAAAACACTCCAAAATGCCCTGCAATTGGTTGATATTTCACTTTTAGACCATTGCATCGTCAGTGGCAGTGGTTTTTTCTCTTTTTCTGATTCGGGCCTTATGAATATTGGCAATTAA
- the ispH gene encoding 4-hydroxy-3-methylbut-2-enyl diphosphate reductase, which translates to MSNPDSPEILMAQPRGFCAGVDRAINIVNEALTRFGAPIYVRHEIVHNAYVVNELREKGAVFVEELHEVPKGGIVVFSAHGVSQEVRQDAQDRGLQVYDATCPLVTKVHLEVIKMCKEGFTVLMIGHAGHPEVEGTMGQVKQGVFLIEKVGDIASLSFPDNEKIAFVTQTTLSVDETKEIVEALTKKFPNIVQPRKQDICYATQNRQDAVKFMAPQVEVVIVVGSATSSNSNRLRELSEKLGVPSYMVDAPEQLQPEWFVGKKRIGLTAGASAPESLAQSIVARIQEFGPRHVRALDGVVEDVTFSLPKNLVD; encoded by the coding sequence ATGAGCAACCCAGACAGCCCCGAAATTTTGATGGCGCAGCCTCGCGGTTTTTGTGCGGGCGTCGATCGTGCTATCAATATCGTCAATGAAGCGCTGACTCGTTTTGGCGCCCCGATTTATGTTCGTCATGAAATTGTTCATAACGCTTACGTGGTGAATGAATTGCGCGAGAAGGGTGCGGTGTTTGTGGAAGAGCTGCATGAGGTTCCTAAGGGCGGAATTGTCGTGTTCAGTGCCCATGGTGTATCTCAAGAGGTCCGTCAAGATGCTCAAGATCGTGGCTTGCAGGTTTATGACGCTACCTGCCCATTGGTGACAAAAGTGCATCTTGAGGTTATCAAAATGTGTAAAGAGGGTTTCACGGTTTTGATGATTGGTCATGCAGGGCACCCTGAGGTTGAGGGAACCATGGGGCAGGTCAAGCAAGGGGTCTTTTTGATTGAAAAAGTGGGCGATATAGCTTCATTATCTTTCCCAGACAATGAAAAGATTGCTTTCGTTACCCAAACTACTTTATCGGTAGATGAGACTAAGGAAATTGTTGAGGCACTCACAAAGAAGTTTCCTAATATTGTGCAACCACGTAAACAAGATATTTGTTATGCCACTCAGAACCGTCAAGATGCTGTGAAATTTATGGCCCCACAAGTTGAGGTAGTTATTGTGGTGGGCAGCGCTACGAGTTCAAACTCTAATCGCTTGCGAGAATTATCAGAAAAATTAGGCGTTCCTTCTTACATGGTTGATGCCCCAGAGCAGCTTCAGCCGGAATGGTTTGTAGGCAAGAAGCGTATTGGCCTTACTGCTGGCGCATCGGCCCCTGAAAGTTTGGCGCAATCTATTGTGGCCCGCATTCAAGAATTTGGGCCGCGGCATGTTCGCGCTTTGGATGGTGTGGTCGAGGATGTCACATTTTCATTGCCTAAAAATTTAGTTGACTGA
- a CDS encoding branched-chain amino acid ABC transporter permease codes for MIAFNRLSQTAYLCLGLLALILLPWLVGFTGGNYWVRVLDFALLYIVLALGLNVVVGFAGLLDLGYIAFYALGAYSFALLASPHLPQQFESVAAVFPEGMHFSPWMVAVFSIILAALFGIILGLPTLQLRGDYLAIVTLGFGEIIRIFMNNLDRPLNMTNGPKGITAIDPIQFLGISFAKPLDLGFVQIPGLYLVFYLFLLLAIAVAIICTHLQNSRIGRAWVAIREDEIAAKAMGINTRNMKLLAFAIGASFAGVAGVLFSAFQGFVSPESFTLWESIVILAMVVLGGIGHIPGVILGAVVLAVFPEVLRAVVQPLQNVIFGHVLIDVEVIRQLIYGLALILIMLYRPGGIWQKSGTK; via the coding sequence GTGATCGCTTTTAACCGTCTCAGTCAAACTGCTTATTTGTGCTTAGGTTTGCTTGCTTTAATACTCTTGCCTTGGCTTGTTGGTTTTACTGGAGGCAACTATTGGGTGCGAGTACTCGATTTTGCCTTGCTTTATATCGTTCTTGCCCTAGGGCTTAATGTAGTCGTGGGCTTTGCTGGTCTTTTGGATTTGGGTTACATTGCTTTTTATGCTTTGGGTGCTTACAGCTTTGCATTGCTTGCATCACCCCATCTACCTCAGCAGTTTGAAAGTGTTGCCGCTGTCTTTCCGGAGGGAATGCACTTTTCACCATGGATGGTGGCGGTATTCTCCATTATTTTAGCTGCTTTATTTGGAATAATTTTAGGCTTACCCACATTGCAATTGCGGGGTGATTACTTGGCGATTGTGACTTTAGGTTTTGGAGAAATTATTCGCATCTTTATGAATAATCTCGATCGTCCTTTAAACATGACTAATGGACCAAAGGGCATTACCGCCATTGACCCAATCCAGTTCTTGGGGATTTCATTTGCAAAACCTTTGGATCTCGGTTTTGTGCAAATCCCCGGTTTATATTTAGTGTTTTATTTATTTCTACTCCTCGCTATTGCAGTTGCGATTATTTGTACGCATCTTCAAAATTCACGCATTGGGCGAGCTTGGGTTGCCATACGCGAAGATGAGATTGCTGCGAAGGCTATGGGTATCAATACGCGCAACATGAAGTTGCTAGCTTTTGCAATTGGGGCATCCTTTGCGGGAGTGGCAGGTGTTCTCTTTTCTGCTTTCCAGGGATTCGTATCGCCAGAGTCATTTACGCTGTGGGAATCCATCGTTATTCTTGCAATGGTTGTGCTTGGTGGCATTGGTCATATTCCTGGAGTCATTCTGGGTGCGGTCGTGTTGGCGGTTTTTCCGGAAGTCTTACGCGCCGTCGTTCAGCCTCTACAAAATGTAATCTTCGGGCACGTACTGATTGATGTGGAAGTCATTCGACAGCTCATTTATGGCCTAGCATTGATTTTGATCATGCTCTATCGCCCAGGCGGCATTTGGCAAAAGAGCGGTACTAAGTGA
- the purN gene encoding phosphoribosylglycinamide formyltransferase has protein sequence MLSIVTLISGRGSNFEAIVKMAQKEQWPVKFAGVIANHSAAKGLDFARSQCIPAFVVEHKEHASRESFDAALIQQIDALRADLVVLAGFMRILTPGFIRHFEGRLMNIHPALLPAFPGLHTHERALGAGVQEHGATVHFVTEGVDEGPIICQASVPVLEGDDAEALAARVLTAEHQIYPRAVKWFLDGRLRIEGNQVKLQPPESQFFKL, from the coding sequence ATGCTTTCTATCGTTACCTTAATCTCTGGCCGCGGATCCAATTTCGAGGCGATCGTCAAAATGGCTCAAAAAGAGCAATGGCCAGTCAAATTTGCAGGGGTCATAGCAAATCACTCAGCGGCTAAGGGCCTTGATTTTGCTCGCTCCCAGTGTATTCCAGCCTTTGTGGTGGAGCACAAGGAGCACGCTAGCCGTGAATCCTTTGATGCTGCCTTAATCCAGCAAATTGATGCCTTAAGGGCGGATTTGGTGGTGCTAGCCGGTTTTATGAGAATTCTCACCCCAGGCTTTATTCGTCATTTTGAGGGCCGCCTAATGAATATCCATCCAGCGCTCCTGCCGGCTTTCCCCGGTTTACATACCCATGAGCGGGCTTTAGGCGCGGGCGTTCAGGAGCACGGTGCCACTGTGCACTTTGTCACCGAGGGTGTGGATGAGGGGCCAATTATTTGTCAGGCCTCTGTTCCAGTGTTGGAAGGCGACGATGCTGAGGCCTTGGCAGCCCGTGTTTTGACTGCTGAGCATCAGATTTACCCGCGGGCCGTAAAATGGTTCCTTGATGGACGATTGCGAATAGAAGGTAATCAAGTGAAGCTACAACCCCCGGAGTCGCAATTTTTTAAATTATGA
- a CDS encoding ABC transporter ATP-binding protein codes for MSDHLLLDVANVSKRFGGVQALDSVGLQVPYGSIVGLIGPNGAGKTTFFNVITGLYPADSGIFLFDGTSYFPESVSEVTKSGLARTFQNIRLFGEMTVLENVMVGCHCRSKTGVLGAIFRLPASKREEQSIREKSLELLAYVGLTEFANMQARNLSYGHQRRLEIARALATEPKLLALDEPAAGMNATEKLELRELLLRIRADGKTILLIEHDVSLVMGICDGLTVLDYGKVIASGKPADVRVHPEVIRAYLGQGAV; via the coding sequence ATGTCAGATCATTTACTCCTTGATGTTGCTAATGTGTCCAAGCGTTTTGGCGGAGTCCAGGCTTTGGATTCGGTTGGATTACAGGTTCCTTATGGGTCAATAGTTGGTTTGATTGGACCCAATGGCGCTGGCAAGACCACTTTCTTTAACGTCATTACTGGTTTATATCCAGCAGATTCCGGAATTTTTTTATTCGATGGAACGTCTTATTTTCCGGAGTCTGTTTCTGAAGTCACTAAATCGGGGCTGGCAAGAACTTTCCAGAATATTCGGCTCTTTGGTGAAATGACTGTTTTAGAGAATGTGATGGTAGGTTGTCATTGCCGCTCAAAGACTGGAGTTTTAGGGGCAATCTTTCGCCTTCCAGCCAGCAAGCGTGAAGAACAATCGATTCGAGAAAAATCACTCGAGCTACTAGCCTATGTTGGCCTTACTGAGTTTGCCAATATGCAGGCGCGTAATCTCTCCTATGGGCATCAACGTCGTCTAGAGATTGCGAGGGCTTTGGCTACTGAACCGAAGCTATTGGCCTTGGATGAGCCGGCGGCGGGTATGAATGCTACTGAAAAGTTGGAGCTGCGTGAGTTATTGTTGCGCATTCGGGCAGATGGTAAAACCATCCTTTTGATTGAGCATGATGTAAGTCTGGTGATGGGTATTTGCGATGGCTTGACTGTGCTGGATTATGGCAAGGTGATCGCTTCGGGTAAGCCTGCGGATGTGCGCGTACATCCAGAGGTCATTCGGGCCTATCTTGGGCAGGGGGCGGTGTAA
- the rpmB gene encoding 50S ribosomal protein L28, with amino-acid sequence MAKVCQVTGKKPMVGNNVSHANNKTKRRFLPNLQNRRFWVESENRWISLRLTNAGLRVIDKNGIDAVLSDLRARGEI; translated from the coding sequence ATGGCAAAAGTTTGCCAAGTCACTGGGAAGAAGCCGATGGTTGGCAACAATGTATCCCATGCAAACAATAAAACGAAGCGTCGCTTTTTGCCGAATTTGCAAAACCGTCGTTTCTGGGTTGAATCTGAAAACCGTTGGATTAGCTTGCGCTTAACCAATGCTGGTTTGCGCGTTATCGACAAGAACGGCATCGATGCCGTGTTGTCTGATCTCCGCGCACGTGGCGAAATTTAA
- a CDS encoding RsmB/NOP family class I SAM-dependent RNA methyltransferase, protein MSAERPPRKSGNRLSPHKSYAAKSKDPLRHAERRNASGNLIAPEGQKNFSNAKALPQHAIHLERLLPELLSFEQPSDRVVSRYFRAEPQLGNRDRALIAESAFAILRRKNEFSQFASSGEGSQARRLALLGLLSALSEGGLGSANRAESAIADLAHVLKPGEYEWLQRFATVDPAALNPLVRNNLPKWLWDAFGQYPGEETREELAKSLMHPALLDLRANTMKTNREELLAQMNALGGRYQAIPTPYAPDGVRIMGKPALQNTAGFKAGMFEVQDEGSQLLAYLLAPKRGEMVVDFCAGAGGKTLAIGALMRSTGRLYAFDTSERRLANLKPRQARSGLSNVHPVWIDSENDAKIKRLAGKIDRVLVDAPCSGMGTLRRNPDLKWRQTPTGVLELNQKQMNILASAARLLKPGGRLVYATCSLLPQENQGVAEDFLAKHPEFEAVPAAEVLKPLFPKDKIPLGCSSDNPWWQLWPHIHGTDGFFGAVFQKKGSKPEKAEKSKSEELTKDKAKKA, encoded by the coding sequence ATGAGTGCAGAACGTCCACCTCGCAAATCTGGAAACAGACTTTCCCCGCATAAAAGTTACGCCGCTAAATCTAAAGATCCCCTGCGCCACGCAGAGCGACGTAATGCTAGTGGAAATTTAATTGCACCTGAAGGCCAAAAGAATTTTTCCAACGCCAAGGCATTGCCTCAGCATGCAATTCATTTAGAGAGATTGTTACCAGAGTTGCTTAGTTTTGAGCAGCCATCCGATCGTGTTGTGAGTCGATATTTTCGTGCTGAACCCCAACTTGGAAATCGCGATCGCGCCCTGATTGCAGAAAGTGCATTTGCAATCTTGCGTCGTAAAAATGAGTTCTCACAATTTGCTTCTAGTGGTGAGGGTTCTCAGGCAAGACGCTTAGCCCTATTGGGTTTGCTGTCTGCTCTATCTGAGGGTGGTTTAGGTTCTGCCAACCGCGCTGAAAGTGCTATTGCAGATTTAGCGCATGTGCTAAAACCTGGTGAATATGAATGGTTGCAACGTTTTGCCACAGTAGATCCCGCCGCATTAAATCCTCTCGTTCGCAATAATTTGCCGAAGTGGTTGTGGGATGCGTTTGGACAATATCCAGGTGAAGAAACACGCGAAGAGTTGGCCAAGTCATTAATGCATCCGGCACTTTTAGATTTGCGTGCGAACACCATGAAAACGAATCGCGAAGAATTACTTGCGCAGATGAATGCATTGGGTGGTCGTTACCAAGCAATTCCAACTCCTTATGCGCCAGATGGTGTGCGCATTATGGGTAAGCCTGCTTTACAAAATACCGCTGGATTTAAAGCGGGCATGTTTGAAGTGCAGGATGAGGGCAGTCAGCTTCTGGCTTATCTCCTTGCTCCTAAGCGTGGCGAGATGGTTGTGGACTTCTGCGCCGGTGCAGGCGGCAAGACTTTAGCGATTGGTGCCTTAATGCGCTCTACGGGGCGCCTCTATGCATTTGATACATCCGAGCGTCGTTTAGCGAATTTGAAGCCACGGCAAGCCCGTAGTGGACTCTCAAACGTTCATCCAGTATGGATTGATAGTGAGAATGACGCCAAGATCAAACGTTTGGCTGGAAAGATAGATCGAGTCTTGGTTGATGCCCCTTGTAGTGGAATGGGCACTTTGCGCCGTAATCCAGACCTCAAATGGCGTCAAACCCCTACTGGGGTATTGGAGTTGAATCAAAAACAAATGAATATTTTGGCTTCTGCCGCCCGTTTACTAAAGCCGGGCGGACGCTTGGTTTATGCCACTTGCAGCTTATTGCCTCAAGAAAATCAAGGGGTTGCAGAGGATTTTCTAGCTAAGCATCCTGAATTTGAGGCAGTGCCAGCAGCTGAAGTTCTTAAGCCATTGTTTCCAAAAGATAAAATTCCGTTAGGCTGCAGTTCTGATAATCCTTGGTGGCAGTTGTGGCCCCACATTCATGGAACTGATGGCTTTTTTGGGGCTGTTTTTCAGAAAAAGGGCAGCAAGCCTGAGAAGGCTGAAAAGTCAAAATCGGAAGAGTTAACGAAAGATAAGGCCAAAAAGGCCTAA
- a CDS encoding peptidylprolyl isomerase — protein MTKLTVLPNSYLTLNYRLTLPNGEDYINTFVDRPATVLMGSGQFAPCFEKVLLGLEVGEKKSSLLPVEESFGERKEDLVQWVSLKALKEGRDDDVEFNPGDVIEFNAPGGAQYAGVLQSINDEGAWFDFNHPLAGRPVTFEAEIVAIL, from the coding sequence ATGACTAAGCTTACTGTTTTGCCTAATTCTTACTTGACCCTCAACTATCGACTCACCTTGCCCAACGGGGAGGATTACATCAATACTTTTGTCGATCGTCCTGCGACGGTTCTGATGGGTTCCGGACAATTTGCGCCTTGTTTTGAAAAGGTGTTGTTAGGGCTTGAGGTTGGTGAAAAAAAGAGTTCCTTACTTCCAGTGGAAGAAAGTTTTGGCGAGCGCAAAGAAGATTTGGTGCAATGGGTTTCTTTGAAGGCGCTCAAAGAAGGGCGTGATGACGATGTGGAATTTAATCCCGGTGATGTGATTGAATTCAATGCGCCAGGCGGCGCTCAATATGCAGGTGTTTTGCAATCGATTAATGATGAGGGTGCGTGGTTCGACTTCAACCATCCTCTGGCTGGAAGGCCTGTTACCTTTGAAGCAGAAATCGTTGCGATTCTCTAA
- a CDS encoding branched-chain amino acid ABC transporter substrate-binding protein, with product MNSKASKVIFIKSAIAIATASVILAGCGKGGDRGAAIPADAVEVKIGHVAPLTGHIAHLGKDNENGARLAVEEINKSGLTIDGKKVVLTLVPEDDAEDPKTATQVAQKLVDAKVAGVVGHLNSGTSIPASKIYSDAGITQISPSATNPDYTKQGFKTTYRVVATDAQQGPALANYVVNTLKAKTVAIIDDSTQYGKGLADEFEKAVQAAGVKVVTREASHNKATDFKAILTKVKGSKPDVIMYGGMDATGGPLTKQAAELGIPAKVVGGDGMCTEKLSELAGDAVMNVTCSEAGMALSKMAQGADFQKRYKERFNLEVQNYAPFTYDAVYVLVDAMKRANSTDPAKILVVMPDTKLNGLVGNIAFDSKGDLKEGVITLYDFKTKKKTVLDVIKL from the coding sequence ATGAATTCAAAAGCGTCAAAAGTCATTTTTATAAAGAGCGCTATTGCGATAGCGACAGCCAGTGTCATCTTGGCTGGCTGTGGCAAGGGTGGCGATAGAGGGGCTGCGATTCCGGCTGATGCTGTAGAAGTTAAGATCGGACATGTTGCCCCTTTGACTGGTCATATTGCCCACTTGGGTAAAGATAATGAAAATGGCGCACGCCTAGCAGTGGAGGAGATCAACAAATCTGGGCTCACTATCGATGGCAAAAAAGTTGTTTTAACGTTGGTGCCTGAGGATGATGCTGAAGATCCCAAAACTGCCACGCAGGTTGCGCAGAAATTGGTAGATGCAAAGGTCGCCGGTGTGGTGGGGCATTTAAATTCTGGAACCAGTATTCCTGCCTCAAAAATTTATAGCGATGCTGGGATTACTCAGATCTCCCCATCGGCCACCAATCCCGATTACACCAAGCAAGGCTTTAAAACGACCTATCGAGTAGTGGCTACCGATGCTCAGCAAGGCCCAGCATTAGCTAACTATGTTGTTAATACCTTGAAGGCCAAAACCGTAGCCATTATTGACGACTCTACCCAGTATGGCAAAGGCTTGGCAGATGAGTTCGAGAAGGCTGTTCAAGCCGCTGGTGTTAAGGTGGTAACGCGTGAAGCTAGCCATAACAAGGCAACCGACTTCAAGGCAATTTTGACCAAGGTCAAGGGTAGTAAGCCTGACGTCATCATGTATGGTGGCATGGATGCTACTGGCGGGCCATTAACTAAGCAGGCAGCTGAACTCGGTATTCCAGCTAAGGTAGTTGGCGGCGATGGTATGTGCACGGAGAAGCTATCTGAACTGGCTGGTGATGCAGTGATGAATGTGACCTGTTCTGAGGCCGGTATGGCCCTCTCTAAGATGGCTCAAGGAGCTGACTTCCAAAAGCGATACAAAGAGCGCTTTAATCTAGAGGTTCAAAACTATGCGCCGTTTACCTATGATGCAGTCTATGTGTTGGTAGATGCGATGAAGCGCGCTAATTCTACTGATCCAGCAAAAATCTTAGTTGTCATGCCAGATACCAAGCTGAATGGCTTAGTGGGCAATATCGCTTTCGATAGCAAGGGCGACTTGAAAGAGGGTGTTATTACTTTGTATGATTTCAAGACCAAGAAGAAAACGGTTCTTGATGTCATTAAGCTGTAA
- a CDS encoding branched-chain amino acid ABC transporter permease, protein MDIFLQQIINGLVLGSIYALIALGYTMVYGVLGIINFAHGEVLMIGAMVSLSLLRLMLDLTSGLPTWLILLIVLPFTMAVCAGVSYAIERIAYRPLRNAPRLAPLISAIGMSILLQTIAMMIWSRNPMTYPQLLPSSPIDVWGSGATITGKEIVIIVVALMVMSGLLFLVEKTKLGRAMRATAENTQIAALMGVNPNRVISITFMLGGALAGLAGVMIASNYGNVHFYMGFIPGLKAFTAAVLGGIGNLQGAMLGGLLLGLIESLGAGYIGELTGGVFGSNYQDIFAFLVLILVLVFRPTGLLGEKVSDRA, encoded by the coding sequence ATGGATATTTTTCTTCAGCAAATCATTAATGGCTTAGTGCTTGGCAGTATCTATGCTTTGATTGCTTTGGGTTACACCATGGTTTACGGGGTCTTAGGCATTATCAATTTCGCCCATGGCGAAGTGCTCATGATTGGTGCCATGGTATCTCTTTCGTTGTTGCGCCTGATGCTGGATTTAACGAGCGGCTTGCCTACTTGGCTCATCCTCTTGATTGTTTTGCCATTCACGATGGCTGTTTGCGCTGGCGTCAGTTATGCGATTGAGCGGATTGCCTATCGCCCGCTACGTAATGCTCCACGTCTGGCCCCTTTGATTTCTGCGATTGGTATGTCGATCCTTTTGCAAACAATCGCCATGATGATTTGGTCTCGTAATCCGATGACTTATCCGCAATTATTACCTTCGAGCCCCATTGATGTATGGGGTAGCGGCGCCACGATTACTGGTAAAGAAATCGTGATCATTGTTGTTGCTTTAATGGTAATGTCTGGATTATTGTTTTTGGTAGAAAAGACAAAATTAGGCAGAGCAATGCGTGCCACTGCTGAGAATACTCAAATTGCTGCGCTGATGGGTGTTAATCCCAATCGCGTCATTTCGATTACTTTCATGTTAGGTGGTGCACTGGCCGGCTTGGCTGGCGTAATGATTGCAAGCAACTACGGCAATGTCCATTTTTATATGGGTTTCATTCCAGGTCTAAAAGCTTTTACTGCAGCTGTTCTTGGCGGCATAGGAAATCTGCAAGGCGCTATGCTGGGCGGTCTTCTCTTGGGCTTGATTGAATCACTGGGCGCTGGATATATTGGTGAGTTAACGGGCGGCGTTTTTGGTTCTAACTATCAAGATATTTTTGCTTTCCTAGTATTAATTTTGGTTTTAGTATTCCGCCCCACCGGTCTGCTGGGCGAAAAGGTTTCAGACCGTGCTTAA
- the rpmG gene encoding 50S ribosomal protein L33 yields MAKGGREKIKLESSAGTGHFYTTSKNKRTKPEKMEIMKFDPTIRKHVAYKETKLK; encoded by the coding sequence ATGGCTAAAGGCGGCAGAGAGAAAATCAAATTAGAGTCATCAGCTGGTACTGGTCACTTCTATACAACTTCAAAAAACAAGCGTACTAAGCCTGAAAAAATGGAGATCATGAAGTTCGATCCGACTATTCGCAAGCACGTTGCTTACAAAGAAACAAAGCTGAAGTAA
- a CDS encoding acyl-CoA desaturase, translating to MNTASSSGFDLFLRWLANGYLDWSWWQISVFTLIATHITIAAVTIFLHRCQAHRALDLHPIASHFFRFWLWLTTGMVTKEWASIHRKHHAKCETVDDPHSPQILGIGTVLSRGAELYKNEAKNQETMEKFGHGTPDDWLERNIYSKFSWQGVALMLIIDVFLFGGIGLTVWAVQMLWIPITAAGVINGIGHFWGYRNFDCEDASTNILPWGILIGGEELHNNHHTFATSAKLSNKWYEFDIGWLYIQMMSAVGLATVKKTPPKPVLSDLRPADQNTLEAIIANRYEIMARYSKTLRNFFSNEVQHMQVLASHLGDARAWLVKDESRLSKEEKAKLEELIASNAQLRKMIEMRRDLQAIWGRSSATREQLVAQLHAWCQRAEDSGLTSLREFSLRLRRYA from the coding sequence TTGAATACAGCTTCAAGTTCAGGCTTTGATCTATTTCTTCGCTGGCTAGCTAATGGCTACCTAGATTGGTCTTGGTGGCAAATTAGCGTTTTCACGCTGATTGCTACCCATATCACCATCGCCGCCGTAACAATTTTTTTGCATCGCTGCCAAGCCCACCGCGCTTTGGATTTACATCCAATCGCTTCTCATTTCTTCCGTTTTTGGCTCTGGCTAACAACCGGAATGGTTACTAAAGAGTGGGCATCCATTCATCGCAAGCATCACGCCAAGTGCGAGACTGTCGATGATCCACATAGCCCACAAATTTTAGGTATTGGCACTGTCCTTTCTCGTGGTGCTGAGCTCTATAAAAATGAAGCCAAGAATCAAGAGACGATGGAAAAATTTGGCCACGGCACTCCGGATGACTGGCTAGAGCGCAATATTTACTCCAAGTTTTCTTGGCAGGGCGTTGCCCTGATGCTCATCATTGATGTGTTTTTGTTTGGCGGCATTGGCTTAACTGTTTGGGCTGTGCAAATGTTGTGGATTCCAATTACTGCAGCCGGTGTAATTAACGGTATTGGCCACTTCTGGGGCTACCGTAATTTTGATTGTGAAGATGCCTCTACCAATATTCTTCCTTGGGGAATTTTAATTGGTGGCGAAGAGCTTCACAACAATCACCACACCTTTGCGACCAGCGCTAAGCTTTCCAATAAATGGTACGAGTTTGATATTGGCTGGCTCTATATTCAAATGATGAGCGCTGTTGGTTTGGCCACGGTCAAGAAGACTCCCCCTAAACCGGTGCTGAGTGATTTGCGTCCTGCTGATCAAAATACATTAGAGGCCATCATCGCAAATCGCTATGAAATCATGGCGCGCTATAGCAAAACATTGCGTAATTTCTTTAGCAATGAAGTGCAGCATATGCAAGTCCTCGCATCGCATTTGGGTGATGCTCGAGCCTGGCTAGTCAAAGACGAGTCACGGCTGAGCAAGGAAGAGAAAGCAAAGCTAGAAGAGCTTATTGCTAGTAATGCACAGCTTCGCAAGATGATTGAGATGCGGCGTGACTTACAGGCTATCTGGGGCCGTTCTAGTGCTACTAGAGAACAGTTGGTGGCCCAGTTGCACGCGTGGTGTCAGCGTGCTGAAGATAGTGGCTTAACCAGTTTGCGTGAGTTCTCATTAAGATTGCGTCGTTACGCTTAA